Proteins from a genomic interval of Cyprinus carpio isolate SPL01 chromosome A21, ASM1834038v1, whole genome shotgun sequence:
- the LOC109077280 gene encoding sphingosine 1-phosphate receptor 3-like, translating into MINKQIVLHYNYTGKLDNRNETEVDPKTMVSLVICSLIILENLIVLVAIWQNHKFHNRMYLFIANLAVCDLLAGVTYIVNQLMSGQWTLHLSLTEWFVREGTMFVALSASIFSLLAIAIERHLTMIKMRPYDASKNYRVFLLIGMCWLIAISLGALPILGWNCLENLPQCSTILPLYSKSYVAFCITIFISLLLAISILYARIYILVKSSSRKVTKHSNCENSMALLRTVSIVVGVFIACWTPIFVLLLVDVACETQKCPFLLYADWFIGLAVLNSAMNPVIYTLASREMRRAFYRLVCGCLVRDSAVGCKQNTAEPSRSKSSSNCPRAAEPENPDANVQNQANTS; encoded by the coding sequence ATGATCAACAAACAGATCGTCCTGCATTACAACTACACGGGGAAACTAGACAATCGCAATGAGACCGAAGTGGACCCCAAAACGATGGTGTCTTTGGTCATTTGCAGCCTCATCATCCTGGAGAACCTGATAGTGCTGGTGGCCATCTGGCAAAACCACAAATTTCATAACCGGATGTACCTTTTTATCGCCAACCTGGCTGTGTGCGACTTGTTAGCGGGTGTGACTTATATAGTCAACCAGCTGATGTCAGGACAGTGGACGCTACACTTGTCTCTGACCGAGTGGTTTGTTCGAGAAGGGACTATGTTTGTTGCATTAAGCGCGTCTATTTTCAGCCTACTGGCGATTGCGATCGAACGGCATCTTACTATGATCAAAATGAGGCCTTATGACGCAAGCAAAAACTATCGGGTGTTTCTGCTCATAGGAATGTGCTGGTTGATTGCGATCTCACTGGGAGCGCTGCCTATTTTAGGCTGGAACTGTTTAGAAAATCTTCCTCAGTGCTCGACCATCTTACCTCTTTACAGCAAGAGCTACGTCGCGTTCTGCATCACCATCTTCATCTCGCTCCTGCTGGCCATCTCCATCCTCTACGCCCGCATTTACATCCTGGTCAAGAGCAGCAGCCGCAAAGTCACCAAGCACAGCAACTGTGAGAACTCTATGGCCCTCCTGCGCACCGTCAGCATCGTGGTGGGCGTCTTCATCGCCTGCTGGACGCCCATTTTCGTGCTGCTCCTCGTCGACGTGGCCTGCGAGACCCAAAAGTGCCCGTTTCTGCTCTACGCTGATTGGTTCATCGGGCTGGCCGTCTTGAATTCGGCCATGAATCCCGTCATCTACACGCTGGCCAGCAGGGAAATGCGCCGGGCGTTTTACAGGCTCGTGTGCGGGTGTTTGGTGCGGGACAGCGCGGTGGGGTGCAAGCAGAACACAGCGGAGCCCAGCCGGAGCAAATCCAGCTCCAACTGCCCTCGGGCGGCCGAACCGGAAAACCCAGACGCCAACGTGCAGAATCAAGCTAACACAAGCTGA